The DNA sequence CTTTTTCAATTACATCTTCGTTTAGGAATGTTAAACCGCACCAATTACATTTTCCTTTTTGGATTTTAAGTAATTTGGCTTTGCTTAGTGGCATGAGTGGGTTTCTTCCCATGCGAGAACTCCAATAAACTAGATTTCCGTCAAATGGGCTAGCTTCACCCTTGACAATTATGTGACGGGTAATCTTCGTATCCTTGTGAAAACGAAGCCTATCGTTAATTATTCCGTCTTTTGTCGTGGCGAATATCCAGTCTTTATTACTAAATATGTTCTCTTTATTGTTGTAAATAGACTCGCTTTGGAAATATTTGCTTTTAAGCCATTTCTTTCCTTTGTTTCTATGTCTCTTTACAGCCCATTTCCAGAGTTTAAATATAGTCAATGCGTCTAATTTCTCAAACGTTATACTACTCACGACTTTTGAATAATAGTTGCACCACCCCCTAATTATGGGGTTGAGTATTCCTATTAGTCTTTCTTGCTTAAGTGATTTACCAGAATTGATAATATCTGCAAGTTTTTCGTAATGTGTTTTTATACTCTTTTTGCTGGGTTTAATAAGAGTTTTAAATCCTAGCAATTTACCATTTGGATTTTTTCCACTTAGATACTTACCGACTTTGTACTGTCGAACGTTAAATCCGAGAAAATCAAAACCAGCTTTTTCTTTACCTACATTATGTAGGGTGTGAGTTAACCTAGTTTTGCTAGGCTTTAGTTCTAGTCCTATGTCTTTTAACCATTCAGAGATAATTTCTCTGCAACTTTGAACAACAGAATGGTCTTCGTGAAGGATTACGAAGTCATCCGCATAGCGAATTAGGGATAAAGAAGATCTTTTGTCCCTTTTACCTACTTGTTTTCCCCGATAATCTTTTATATCTAGAGTTTCGGCATATTTCTTTATGCGCTCTTCCATTCCATGTAAGGCAATATTAGCTAAAAGTGGGCTAATAACTCCACCTTGCGGTGTACCTTCAGTTGTTTCAGAAAATTTGAAGTCCTGCCATATTCCAGCTTTTAGCCAAGCTCGTATTTGTCTACGTAAGGAAGGGTAGGTATTTAGTTTTTGTAACAATTTCTGATGGTCGATTTTATCAAAGCATTGGCTAATATCCGCATCTAAAACAAATTTTGATTTTTGCTTGATTGCGAGAAAAATTGCTCTGATAGCATCTTGACATGACCGTCCAGGTCTGAAACCATATGAGTTTGGTTCAAACTTTGCCTCCCATTCTGGTTCTAATGCCATTTTTGTGAGGCATTGCACTGCTCGGTCGTACATTATAGGTATTCCCAAAGGTCTTTTCTCGTCCTTCCCTGGTTTGGGTATGAGTACCCTCCTTACAGGAGACGCTTTGGTTCTCAAGGTGATTTTATCAACCAGTTTAAATCGGTCTTTTGGGGATAGGTTTTTAACCCCGTCCACACCTGCCGTTTTGGAACCTTGGTTATCTTGTGTTACCTTTCGTACCGAGATGAGTTTTGCACATCTGGATTTTAGTAGTAGTTTTTGGAGTCGTCTAACATTCTTGACATCACCACGTTTTGACGCTTGATAGATACGCTTTTGAAGCTTGTACAGTACCTTCTCGAATTTCTTCCAGGGGAGGTCTGCCCATTCATACTCTTGCTGAATATATTCAACGTTGTCCATGACTTTTGTACTTTTACTTGAGTCTCTATCTTCTGTTTTACCGTGAGTCTGTCTGCATATACCCTATATTACATAGGGTCATTGGCTTCTGACTCTATCTTTATCAATCATTCCCTAGTCCATGGACTAGATGTTACATCTTGGTTGATTACTCAAGCTTTCGACCTTTTACTTGAGAAGAATGATTGATTTATTTCGTTCCACATACCATTGGTTTGCTCTTTTAGGTGGGAATCTATTTGCCCGTTATAGGTAACGCAAAGCTCTCATCATAAACAGGAGCTTACCTGTTAAAAAACGCATATAGCGGTTCTTTATGCCTTTTTAGGACTCCCAGCGCATTAAGCCTTTTCGCTGGTTTCCCATTAGGACAATTCAGTCGATTCCTTAGACCTTGTTCACCTTGAGAGCTTGCAGACGTTAAACCACATTAGGCTAGTAGTTTAAATCCGTCGTCCCCCTGCTTTACAGATTGATGACCAGTCGCTACCGTAAGGGTTTTGCTTTCATTTTGCGTCTAAATGGTTGGGCTTGTATAATTTAAGTAAAAGAATAAGATATTCTTATTACCCCTACTGTCTTTGCT is a window from the Pleurocapsa minor HA4230-MV1 genome containing:
- the ltrA gene encoding group II intron reverse transcriptase/maturase → MDNVEYIQQEYEWADLPWKKFEKVLYKLQKRIYQASKRGDVKNVRRLQKLLLKSRCAKLISVRKVTQDNQGSKTAGVDGVKNLSPKDRFKLVDKITLRTKASPVRRVLIPKPGKDEKRPLGIPIMYDRAVQCLTKMALEPEWEAKFEPNSYGFRPGRSCQDAIRAIFLAIKQKSKFVLDADISQCFDKIDHQKLLQKLNTYPSLRRQIRAWLKAGIWQDFKFSETTEGTPQGGVISPLLANIALHGMEERIKKYAETLDIKDYRGKQVGKRDKRSSLSLIRYADDFVILHEDHSVVQSCREIISEWLKDIGLELKPSKTRLTHTLHNVGKEKAGFDFLGFNVRQYKVGKYLSGKNPNGKLLGFKTLIKPSKKSIKTHYEKLADIINSGKSLKQERLIGILNPIIRGWCNYYSKVVSSITFEKLDALTIFKLWKWAVKRHRNKGKKWLKSKYFQSESIYNNKENIFSNKDWIFATTKDGIINDRLRFHKDTKITRHIIVKGEASPFDGNLVYWSSRMGRNPLMPLSKAKLLKIQKGKCNWCGLTFLNEDVIEKDHIIPKSKGGTDYYNNLQLLHRHCHDKKSKIDGSNERQPSKHLSSLKDGIGVKEC